A portion of the Bactrocera neohumeralis isolate Rockhampton chromosome 2, APGP_CSIRO_Bneo_wtdbg2-racon-allhic-juicebox.fasta_v2, whole genome shotgun sequence genome contains these proteins:
- the LOC126752477 gene encoding lipid storage droplets surface-binding protein 1, translating into MANAPISKLHLESVDRIVSIPLVETSFKRIEDLYGKVKHNNRLFNWYFETAESTIFAAYESVQPAVKLFEAPLKHLDGVMCKSLDLLEQRIPLVYLPPEMMYWNTKEYMSDHLVRPVLKRADSVKQIGSTVLESSLTAYAADRLDEAFTVGDKFVDKYLVPLPGDQTDAPADEDKSAVAENEKGAIKAIHHGQRFSRKLKRRLTQRTLAEARALKKQSREAINILIYAAELIATDPKLALQKAKELWDYLSEDEPENQARPVSLEQLIVLLTRESARRLVHLVNFSANIASNLPKKLSHTTTEVVHHIIILNNRIISITKLDKVKNMSKQEAESLIKRALTFYGGLQIITNSYLERLATFLSGRIEAEKVTVTAIASNASSSNARRRIEPQDNSVPVPHINGVY; encoded by the exons ATGG CTAATGCACCAATCAGCAAACTGCACTTAGAATCTGTCGATAGAATTGTCAGCATTCCATTGGTCGAGACAAGTTTTAAGCGTATCGAGGATCTGTATGGCAAAGTTAAACACAATAATCGGCTATTTAATTGGTATTTTGAAACCGCTGAATCTACAATTTTTGCCGCCTATGAGTCTGTGCAGCCGGCAGTCAAACTTTTCGAAGCGCCTCTGAAGCATCTGGATGGCGTTATGTGTAAAAGTTTGGACTTATTGGAACAGCGTATACCACTCGTTTATTTGCCACCAGAAATG ATGTATTGGAATACAAAGGAATACATGTCGGACCATCTTGTGCGGCCGGTGTTAAAGCGCGCCGATTCCGTCAAACAGATCGGCAGCACTGTGTTGGAAAGTTCACTAACAGCATATGCAGCGGATCGGCTAGACGAAGCCTTCACTGTTGGGGATAAATTCGTGGATAAATACTTAGTGCCTCTGCCAGGCGATCAAACGGATG CACCAGCCGATGAAGATAAGAGTGCTGTCGCTGAAAACGAGAAAGGCGCCATTAAGGCAATACATCACGGTCAACGATTCTCACGCAAGCTTAAGCGTCGCCTAACCCAGCGCACCCTCGCCGAAGCAAGAGCCTTAAAGAAACAAAGCAGAGAAGCCATTAATATACTCATCTATGCAGCCGAGTTG ATTGCAACGGATCCAAAGTTGGCTCTACAAAAAGCCAAAGAACTTTGGGACTATCTGAGTGAAGACGAGCCAGAAAACCAAGCCAGGCCAGTCAGTTTGGAACAGTTAATTGTCTTATTGACACGGGAGTCAGCTCGACGTTTAGTGCATCTTGTGAATTTTAGTGCAAACATCGCTTCAAACCTCCCAAA AAAGTTGTCCCACACCACCACTGAGGTCGTTCATCACATTATAATTCTGAATAACCGCATTATTAGCATTACGAAATTGGATAAGGTTAAAAATATGTCCAAGCAAGAAGCTGAATCACTAATTAAGCGCGCCTTGACCTTCTATGGTGGTCTTCAAATCATCACTAATAGCTATTTG GAACGCTTAGCCACTTTTCTCTCTGGTCGCATAGAGGCGGAAAAGGTAACTGTCACTGCTATCGCATCTAACGCATCCTCGTCCAACGCAAGACGACGAATCGAACCACAGGACAATAGTGTTCCTGTTCCACATATAAATGGCGTCTACTGA